One Gemmatimonadota bacterium DNA window includes the following coding sequences:
- the sppA gene encoding signal peptide peptidase SppA, translating to MARKSDWIIGGLLGGGVLVIAIVMLLLIAGPMLSSDSSLSGMGGGRVALVEVRGAITRGDDTVRQIVKHREDDSVRAIVVRIDSPGGAVAPTQEIFDELRKTREAGKIIVASMGSVAASGGYYIACAADSIVANPGTITGSIGVITVAPSAEDLLEKIGIDWQVVKSGRHKDIGSPSRSMTDEEMGIVQSVVDDVYYQFVGAVASYRPLSLEEVVERADGRIYTGNQALPLGLVDRLGTYQDAIALAGRMAGLSEKPNVVRQRPKTFFEMLMDNMEMMTGLYSPGVVEYRYR from the coding sequence ATGGCGCGAAAATCTGACTGGATTATCGGTGGCCTGCTCGGTGGCGGGGTACTGGTTATCGCTATCGTCATGCTGCTGCTTATTGCCGGTCCCATGCTGAGCAGCGACAGTTCTCTTTCCGGCATGGGCGGCGGCCGGGTCGCGCTGGTCGAAGTCCGGGGTGCGATCACCCGGGGCGATGACACGGTCAGGCAGATCGTCAAGCACCGCGAGGACGATTCCGTACGGGCTATCGTGGTGCGTATCGACAGTCCCGGCGGCGCCGTAGCCCCGACGCAGGAGATCTTCGACGAGTTGCGCAAGACCCGGGAAGCGGGCAAGATCATCGTGGCTTCCATGGGCAGCGTGGCGGCATCGGGCGGGTACTACATCGCCTGCGCGGCCGATTCCATCGTGGCCAACCCCGGCACCATCACGGGTAGCATCGGCGTGATCACCGTCGCACCGAGTGCGGAGGATCTGCTCGAAAAGATCGGTATCGACTGGCAGGTCGTCAAAAGCGGCCGGCACAAGGACATAGGTTCACCGAGCCGCAGCATGACCGACGAGGAAATGGGGATCGTCCAGTCCGTCGTCGACGACGTATACTACCAGTTTGTCGGCGCGGTAGCCAGCTACCGGCCGCTTTCCCTCGAAGAGGTGGTCGAGCGGGCGGACGGACGGATCTACACCGGAAACCAGGCGCTGCCCCTGGGTCTCGTGGACCGCCTGGGGACCTACCAGGACGCGATCGCCCTGGCCGGCAGGATGGCCGGCCTTTCGGAAAAGCCCAACGTAGTCCGTCAGCGGCCGAAGACGTTTTTCGAGATGCTGATGGATAACATGGAGATGATGACCGGTCTGTATTCACCGGGCGTCGTCGAATACCGGTATCGATAA
- a CDS encoding integration host factor subunit beta: MTKADIVARIAQSTGMTKVDTAEVLNALLDSISSALGRGEKIELRGFGIFKVKERKARVARNPKTGTGIRIPPCVVPVFKPSDHLKNRVQKEN; the protein is encoded by the coding sequence ATGACTAAGGCCGATATCGTGGCTCGCATCGCACAATCCACCGGGATGACCAAGGTGGACACCGCGGAAGTGCTGAACGCGTTGCTGGATTCGATCTCATCCGCGCTGGGAAGGGGCGAGAAGATCGAACTGCGTGGATTCGGCATTTTCAAGGTGAAGGAAAGAAAGGCGCGCGTCGCCCGCAATCCGAAAACCGGTACGGGGATCCGGATTCCACCGTGCGTGGTGCCGGTTTTCAAACCGTCAGACCATCTGAAAAACCGAGTACAGAAGGAAAACTAA